The Ornithodoros turicata isolate Travis chromosome 7, ASM3712646v1, whole genome shotgun sequence genome includes a region encoding these proteins:
- the LOC135400517 gene encoding uncharacterized protein K02A2.6-like — protein MYVLGLPFQVQTDHKPLVPILTSKRLDDLTPRLQRLRMRTLECDFSVTYVPGKGLYTADVLSRNPVPDVNGNNDMLESAVKDFEVLTVDLLPASRNMLSRIRNALRVDQTLCRVMEYCETQWPSANTLPADLRKYASLSGELSVVRGLLLRGSRLVVPPVLCNEILERLHTGHQGITRCRAKARESAWWPGISLELQDYIRRCPTCQEHRIPGVEPLMQSTLPQRPWETIGMDLFYANERSYLVVVDYFSKFFELSRLKTTTSANVIAKIRPMFARFGVPDVVRSDNGPQFASGEFQRFLSTQGIKHVTSSPHFPQSNGQAERTVQTAKALLKKEPDVNSALLAHRTTPGSCGYAPAELLMGRRLQSNVPVNPKSLIPSWPYLHTYRRRYRKQQVARATVYNSRHRVAERPELRSGTRIRILAGAGAHGTILRQAGTPRSYVVGTEGGPTRRTTRHLQESFSTAAGQKQPTTVGKPPTALTQQDQGVVKTRAGRVVKKPDRYGYCT, from the coding sequence ATGTACGTGCTGGGCCTCCCTTTTCAAGTACAAACGGACCACAAGCCTCTGGTACCGATCCTGACTTCTAAGAGGCTAGATGACCTCACTCCTCGTCTGCAAAGACTGCGAATGCGCACCTTGGAGTGCGACTTCTCAGTCACATATGTACCCGGCAAGGGGTTGTACACTGCCGACGTGCTTTCCAGAAATCCGGTTCCCGACGTCAACGGCAATAATGACATGTTGGAGTCGGCTGTCAAGGACTTCGAGGTCCTCACCGTAGACCTGCTGCCGGCATCACGCAACATGCTTTCGCGCATCAGAAACGCTTTGCGGGTAGATCAAACATTGTGCCGAGTAATGGAGTACTGCGAAACACAATGGCCTTCTGCCAACACCCTCCCAGCCGATCTGCGTAAGTACGCCAGCCTCTCCGGGGAGCTCTCCGTCGTCAGAGGTCTGCTCCTACGCGGGTCTCGTCTGGTCGTGCCCCCAGTTCTTTGCAATGAAATCCTGGAAAGGTTGCACACAGGACACCAGGGGATTACGAGGTGCCGAGCGAAAGCTCGGGAGTCAGCGTGGTGGCCAGGAATCAGTCTGGAACTACAGGACTACATACGCCGATGCCCGACCTGCCAGGAGCATCGAATCCCGGGGGTGGAACCACTAATGCAGTCGACGCTACCGCAACGACCGTGGGAGACGATAGGCATGGACTTGTTCTACGCCAATGAACGAAGCTACTTGGTAGTCGTCGACTATTTTTCGAAGTTTTTTGAGCTGAGCAGACTCAAGACCACAACAAGCGCAAACGTAATTGCGAAGATTCGGCCTATGTTCGCACGGTTTGGCGTGCCTGACGTTGTTCGGTCGGACAACGGCCCTCAATTCGCATCAGGAGAATTTCAGCGGTTTCTGTCGACGCAAGGAATCAAGCACGTCACGTCGAGCCCACATTTTCCGCAAAGCAATGGACAGGCCGAACGCACGGTCCAGACGGCTAAGGCCCTTTTGAAAAAGGAACCGGACGTCAACAGCGCCCTCCTAGCACACCGGACGACACCCGGAAGCTGTGGGTACGCGCCGGCCGAACTTCTGATGGGAAGACGACTCCAATCGAACGTCCCTGTGAACCCGAAATCCCTCATCCCTTCGTGGCCATATCTCCACACATATCGAAGACGGTATCGGAAACAACAGGTCGCAAGGGCAACTGTGTATAACTCGCGACACCGGGTGGCGGAGCGTCCAGAGCTGCGGAGCGGTACAAGGATCCGCATCCTGGCGGGCGCCGGAGCACATGGGACGATTCTTCGACAAGCAGGAACCCCGAGGTCGTATGTTGTGGGAACGGAGGGTGGCCCCACAAGGCGAACCACGAGACACCTACAGGAGTCGTTTTCAACCGCAGCCGGACAGAAACAGCCGACAACAGTCGGCAAACCTCCAACAGCGCTAACACAACAGGACCAAGGCGTGGTCAAGACACGGgctggccgagtggttaagaaGCCAGACAGATACGGCTATTGTACATAG
- the LOC135400296 gene encoding solute carrier family 22 member 6-like isoform X1 — protein sequence MNHMTNPTGAPPEIPGSEVTTQSIQQRSTHQMSSDIDLTSVLGETTTYQSLLLAHCMLATMLFSMNEQWPLVVAPEQDHWCSPPEHMNISTEAWKNMSIPIQDDGTYSQCEMYQEYNSSRPNRSTIRCTKWQYDETRHTGTVTQEWDAVCDWEWMHSSALAIHMGSALLGLVASGILSDSIGRKPVVCVCSAASVIFSVGVLNSISFALFVCFRCGVTFTLGAVALPCYILVMELIPPSSRGLYGALTFTGFEVGVIMARAFMDMYFKWRTLQAMFLLLMCFLLGSFALIEESPRWLISKWELKRAEEAVLAIAKVNGRNIEHARESWRNYTTLVKQEEGMICGALDVSYTKILLQHKLLHANIILSYAWFATCFTFYGMTLVATAEKDLHWAVSLCILIPRQYIAYLCVEQFGRRPTLSYSVLMTSGASVAASFITSGDEALHYVQMTLRTLALSSIGVSVTVVLLYMVEMNPTSVRTISVCMCCVFSRVGGILSVLVGKLEIVSGEVTQTALYAVACIVAGFLVTGLPETRMVILPEVIKKEDIFRIEPLRVGKASKRRLEETTKSVTPVEERSLGEFPFSSERASRMSYLKDISSAL from the exons ATGAACCATATGACCAATCCTACAGGTGCTCCACCAGAGATTCCG GGGTCGGAGGTAACCACACAGAGCATTCAACAGCGCAGCACGCACCAGATGTCTTCAGATATCGATTTGACTTCAGTCTTAGGAGAAACGACCACATATCAAAGTCTGTTACTGGCTCACTGTATGCTCGCGACGATGCTGTTCTCCATGAATGAGCAGTGGCCCCTTGTGGTGGCCCCTGAACAGGACCACTGGTGCTCTCCTCCAGAACACATGAACATCTCAACAGAAGCTTGGAAGAACATGAGCATCCCTATCCAAGATGACGGAACCTACAGCCAGTGCGAAATGTACCAAGAATACAACTCATCTCGCCCTAATCGTTCAACTATTCGTTGCACAAAGTGGCAATATGATGAAACACGCCACACTGGAACCGTCACTCAAGAG TGGGACGCCGTTTGTGATTGGGAATGGATGCATTCTTCAGCTTTGGCGATTCACATGGGAAGTGCTCTATTGGGATTGGTGGCATCGGGGATCCTTTCAGACAG TATCGGGCGAAAACCGGTAGTGTGCGTTTGTTCCGCTGCGAGTGTCATCTTCAGTGTTGGCGTACTGAACAGCATATCGTTTGCTCTGTTTGTTTGCTTCCGATGCGGGGTCACCTTCACCCTGGGTGCAGTCGCGCTGCCCTGCTACATTTTAG TCATGGAGTTAATACCTCCCTCTAGCCGGGGTCTCTACGGCGCCCTTACCTTCACAGGCTTTGAGGTCGGCGTCATCATGGCGAGAGCTTTTATGGACATGTATTTCAAGTGGAGGACGTTGCAGGCGATGTTCCTCCTCTTAATGTGTTTCCTCCTCGGAAGCTTCGC GTTGATCGAAGAGTCTCCCAGGTGGCTCATCTCGAAGTGGGAGTTGAAGAGGGCTGAAGAAGCTGTTTTGGCAATAGCCAAGGTGAATGGAAGAAACATCGAGCACGCTCGTGAATCGTGGCGTAATTACACGACCTTAGTAAAGCAA GAAGAAGGAATGATATGTGGCGCGCTTGACGTGTCGTATACAAAGATCCTGCTTCAACACAAGCTCTTGCACGCGAACATCATCCTCAGCTATGCGTG GTTCGCAACCTGCTTCACGTTCTATGGAATGACGCTGGTGGCAACAGCGGAGAAGGACTTGCATTGGGCTGTCAGTCTCTGCATTCTAATTCCACGCCAGTACATTGCCTATTTATGCGTTGAGCAGTTTGGACGAAGACCTACCCTCTCATACTCGGTGCTCATGACATCAGGTGCCAGCGTGGCTGCAAGCTTCATAACATCAG GTGACGAGGCGCTACACTATGTGCAGATGACGTTGAGAACACTCGCTCTTTCTTCTATCGGGGTTTCTGTGACTGTCGTCCTCCTGTACATGGTGGAAATGAACCCGACCTCTGTGAGAACTATCTCCGTCTGCATGTGCTGCGTCTTCTCCAGAGTGGGCGGAATATTGTCAGTTCTTGTTGGAAAACTA GAAATTGTGTCTGGAGAGGTGACTCAAACGGCGCTATATGCGGTGGCCTGCATAGTTGCTGGATTTCTGGTAACCGGGCTTCCCGAGACAAGAATGGTCATTCTACCAGAGGTGATCAAGAAGGAGGATATCTTTCG AATAGAACCTCTTCGGGTTGGAAAGGCTTCCAAGAGAAGACTGGAAGAAACTACGAAATCTGTGACTCCTGTAGAGGAGAGATCACTTGGAGAATTTCCTTTCTCTTCGGAACGAGCATCTCGAATGAGTTACCTGAAGGATATAAGTAGCGCGCTCTAG
- the LOC135400296 gene encoding solute carrier family 22 member 2-like isoform X3: MNHMTNPTGAPPEIPGSEVTTQSIQQRSTHQMSSDIDLTSVLGETTTYQSLLLAHCMLATMLFSMNEQWPLVVAPEQDHWCSPPEHMNISTEAWKNMSIPIQDDGTYSQCEMYQEYNSSRPNRSTIRCTKWQYDETRHTGTVTQEWDAVCDWEWMHSSALAIHMGSALLGLVASGILSDRLIEESPRWLISKWELKRAEEAVLAIAKVNGRNIEHARESWRNYTTLVKQEEGMICGALDVSYTKILLQHKLLHANIILSYAWFATCFTFYGMTLVATAEKDLHWAVSLCILIPRQYIAYLCVEQFGRRPTLSYSVLMTSGASVAASFITSGDEALHYVQMTLRTLALSSIGVSVTVVLLYMVEMNPTSVRTISVCMCCVFSRVGGILSVLVGKLEIVSGEVTQTALYAVACIVAGFLVTGLPETRMVILPEVIKKEDIFRIEPLRVGKASKRRLEETTKSVTPVEERSLGEFPFSSERASRMSYLKDISSAL, translated from the exons ATGAACCATATGACCAATCCTACAGGTGCTCCACCAGAGATTCCG GGGTCGGAGGTAACCACACAGAGCATTCAACAGCGCAGCACGCACCAGATGTCTTCAGATATCGATTTGACTTCAGTCTTAGGAGAAACGACCACATATCAAAGTCTGTTACTGGCTCACTGTATGCTCGCGACGATGCTGTTCTCCATGAATGAGCAGTGGCCCCTTGTGGTGGCCCCTGAACAGGACCACTGGTGCTCTCCTCCAGAACACATGAACATCTCAACAGAAGCTTGGAAGAACATGAGCATCCCTATCCAAGATGACGGAACCTACAGCCAGTGCGAAATGTACCAAGAATACAACTCATCTCGCCCTAATCGTTCAACTATTCGTTGCACAAAGTGGCAATATGATGAAACACGCCACACTGGAACCGTCACTCAAGAG TGGGACGCCGTTTGTGATTGGGAATGGATGCATTCTTCAGCTTTGGCGATTCACATGGGAAGTGCTCTATTGGGATTGGTGGCATCGGGGATCCTTTCAGACAG GTTGATCGAAGAGTCTCCCAGGTGGCTCATCTCGAAGTGGGAGTTGAAGAGGGCTGAAGAAGCTGTTTTGGCAATAGCCAAGGTGAATGGAAGAAACATCGAGCACGCTCGTGAATCGTGGCGTAATTACACGACCTTAGTAAAGCAA GAAGAAGGAATGATATGTGGCGCGCTTGACGTGTCGTATACAAAGATCCTGCTTCAACACAAGCTCTTGCACGCGAACATCATCCTCAGCTATGCGTG GTTCGCAACCTGCTTCACGTTCTATGGAATGACGCTGGTGGCAACAGCGGAGAAGGACTTGCATTGGGCTGTCAGTCTCTGCATTCTAATTCCACGCCAGTACATTGCCTATTTATGCGTTGAGCAGTTTGGACGAAGACCTACCCTCTCATACTCGGTGCTCATGACATCAGGTGCCAGCGTGGCTGCAAGCTTCATAACATCAG GTGACGAGGCGCTACACTATGTGCAGATGACGTTGAGAACACTCGCTCTTTCTTCTATCGGGGTTTCTGTGACTGTCGTCCTCCTGTACATGGTGGAAATGAACCCGACCTCTGTGAGAACTATCTCCGTCTGCATGTGCTGCGTCTTCTCCAGAGTGGGCGGAATATTGTCAGTTCTTGTTGGAAAACTA GAAATTGTGTCTGGAGAGGTGACTCAAACGGCGCTATATGCGGTGGCCTGCATAGTTGCTGGATTTCTGGTAACCGGGCTTCCCGAGACAAGAATGGTCATTCTACCAGAGGTGATCAAGAAGGAGGATATCTTTCG AATAGAACCTCTTCGGGTTGGAAAGGCTTCCAAGAGAAGACTGGAAGAAACTACGAAATCTGTGACTCCTGTAGAGGAGAGATCACTTGGAGAATTTCCTTTCTCTTCGGAACGAGCATCTCGAATGAGTTACCTGAAGGATATAAGTAGCGCGCTCTAG
- the LOC135400296 gene encoding solute carrier family 22 member 6-like isoform X2 yields the protein MNHMTNPTGAPPEIPGSEVTTQSIQQRSTHQMSSDIDLTSVLGETTTYQSLLLAHCMLATMLFSMNEQWPLVVAPEQDHWCSPPEHMNISTEAWKNMSIPIQDDGTYSQCEMYQEYNSSRPNRSTIRCTKWQYDETRHTGTVTQEWDAVCDWEWMHSSALAIHMGSALLGLVASGILSDSIGRKPVVCVCSAASVIFSVGVLNSISFALFVCFRCGVTFTLGAVALPCYILVMELIPPSSRGLYGALTFTGFEVGVIMARAFMDMYFKWRTLQAMFLLLMCFLLGSFALIEESPRWLISKWELKRAEEAVLAIAKVNGRNIEHARESWRNYTTLVKQEEGMICGALDVSYTKILLQHKLLHANIILSYAWFATCFTFYGMTLVATAEKDLHWAVSLCILIPRQYIAYLCVEQFGRRPTLSYSVLMTSGASVAASFITSGDEALHYVQMTLRTLALSSIGVSVTVVLLYMVEMNPTSVRTISVCMCCVFSRVGGILSVLVGKLNRTSSGWKGFQEKTGRNYEICDSCRGEITWRISFLFGTSISNELPEGYK from the exons ATGAACCATATGACCAATCCTACAGGTGCTCCACCAGAGATTCCG GGGTCGGAGGTAACCACACAGAGCATTCAACAGCGCAGCACGCACCAGATGTCTTCAGATATCGATTTGACTTCAGTCTTAGGAGAAACGACCACATATCAAAGTCTGTTACTGGCTCACTGTATGCTCGCGACGATGCTGTTCTCCATGAATGAGCAGTGGCCCCTTGTGGTGGCCCCTGAACAGGACCACTGGTGCTCTCCTCCAGAACACATGAACATCTCAACAGAAGCTTGGAAGAACATGAGCATCCCTATCCAAGATGACGGAACCTACAGCCAGTGCGAAATGTACCAAGAATACAACTCATCTCGCCCTAATCGTTCAACTATTCGTTGCACAAAGTGGCAATATGATGAAACACGCCACACTGGAACCGTCACTCAAGAG TGGGACGCCGTTTGTGATTGGGAATGGATGCATTCTTCAGCTTTGGCGATTCACATGGGAAGTGCTCTATTGGGATTGGTGGCATCGGGGATCCTTTCAGACAG TATCGGGCGAAAACCGGTAGTGTGCGTTTGTTCCGCTGCGAGTGTCATCTTCAGTGTTGGCGTACTGAACAGCATATCGTTTGCTCTGTTTGTTTGCTTCCGATGCGGGGTCACCTTCACCCTGGGTGCAGTCGCGCTGCCCTGCTACATTTTAG TCATGGAGTTAATACCTCCCTCTAGCCGGGGTCTCTACGGCGCCCTTACCTTCACAGGCTTTGAGGTCGGCGTCATCATGGCGAGAGCTTTTATGGACATGTATTTCAAGTGGAGGACGTTGCAGGCGATGTTCCTCCTCTTAATGTGTTTCCTCCTCGGAAGCTTCGC GTTGATCGAAGAGTCTCCCAGGTGGCTCATCTCGAAGTGGGAGTTGAAGAGGGCTGAAGAAGCTGTTTTGGCAATAGCCAAGGTGAATGGAAGAAACATCGAGCACGCTCGTGAATCGTGGCGTAATTACACGACCTTAGTAAAGCAA GAAGAAGGAATGATATGTGGCGCGCTTGACGTGTCGTATACAAAGATCCTGCTTCAACACAAGCTCTTGCACGCGAACATCATCCTCAGCTATGCGTG GTTCGCAACCTGCTTCACGTTCTATGGAATGACGCTGGTGGCAACAGCGGAGAAGGACTTGCATTGGGCTGTCAGTCTCTGCATTCTAATTCCACGCCAGTACATTGCCTATTTATGCGTTGAGCAGTTTGGACGAAGACCTACCCTCTCATACTCGGTGCTCATGACATCAGGTGCCAGCGTGGCTGCAAGCTTCATAACATCAG GTGACGAGGCGCTACACTATGTGCAGATGACGTTGAGAACACTCGCTCTTTCTTCTATCGGGGTTTCTGTGACTGTCGTCCTCCTGTACATGGTGGAAATGAACCCGACCTCTGTGAGAACTATCTCCGTCTGCATGTGCTGCGTCTTCTCCAGAGTGGGCGGAATATTGTCAGTTCTTGTTGGAAAACTA AATAGAACCTCTTCGGGTTGGAAAGGCTTCCAAGAGAAGACTGGAAGAAACTACGAAATCTGTGACTCCTGTAGAGGAGAGATCACTTGGAGAATTTCCTTTCTCTTCGGAACGAGCATCTCGAATGAGTTACCTGAAGGATATAAGTAG